A stretch of the Coprobacillus cateniformis genome encodes the following:
- a CDS encoding transcription repressor NadR, with protein sequence MDRREKIIEEIKKSNKPISASKLATMLGVSRQIIVGDVALLRASGFCIAATPRGYILDHQSQATTYTIAVKHSKDALADELYTIVDLGGSVVDVIVDHPIYGQLTGKLHLSSRYDIDQFLKKVSHEKAKPLSQLTDGLHLHTIECQNEDTYQRIIDSLHKKGYLFTK encoded by the coding sequence ATGGATCGAAGAGAAAAAATTATTGAAGAGATTAAAAAAAGTAATAAACCAATATCAGCAAGTAAATTAGCAACTATGTTAGGTGTCAGTCGCCAGATAATTGTTGGTGATGTTGCTCTTTTAAGAGCAAGTGGTTTTTGTATTGCTGCAACACCACGTGGCTATATTTTAGATCACCAAAGTCAAGCGACTACGTATACAATTGCTGTTAAACATTCTAAAGATGCCCTAGCTGATGAACTCTATACAATTGTTGATTTAGGAGGATCTGTTGTTGATGTCATTGTTGATCATCCTATTTATGGTCAACTGACTGGTAAATTGCATCTTTCATCTCGCTATGATATTGATCAATTTCTTAAAAAAGTAAGTCATGAAAAAGCTAAACCATTAAGCCAATTAACAGATGGTTTACATCTTCATACTATCGAATGTCAAAATGAAGATACTTATCAAAGAATAATTGACTCGCTTCATAAAAAAGGTTATCTCTTTACAAAATAA
- the rsmA gene encoding 16S rRNA (adenine(1518)-N(6)/adenine(1519)-N(6))-dimethyltransferase RsmA, which produces MKDIAKKSNTQYLLDKYKLQASKKFGQNFLIDLNTIKRIVATTHIDKETCVIEIGPGIGALSEQLAYHAGYVRCYEIDTRLKDLLKESLGEFTNIEVVFQDFLTVDLKKIVEELKQTYSKVCIIANLPYYITSDILEHIICSQASLSSIHAMVQKEVALKLTDTQYHSPLTFMIESIGTISLDMHVSRNVFSPAPRVDSAIIAIHIHKEYNILLTHLLKQAFTQKRKTIYNNLKVIFGTNTKYILEQCQIKENKRPEELKIEDYLKLTKYL; this is translated from the coding sequence ATGAAGGATATAGCAAAAAAATCAAATACACAATATTTATTAGATAAATACAAACTTCAAGCATCAAAAAAATTTGGTCAAAATTTCCTAATTGATTTAAATACAATTAAAAGAATTGTTGCGACAACTCACATTGATAAAGAAACATGTGTTATTGAAATTGGGCCAGGAATTGGTGCTTTAAGCGAGCAATTGGCATATCATGCTGGATATGTAAGATGTTATGAAATTGATACAAGATTAAAAGATCTTTTAAAAGAGTCTTTAGGTGAATTTACAAATATAGAAGTTGTTTTTCAAGATTTTTTGACTGTTGATTTAAAGAAAATTGTTGAAGAATTAAAGCAGACATATTCAAAAGTATGCATTATTGCCAATCTTCCATATTATATTACATCAGATATCTTAGAACATATTATATGTTCTCAAGCATCTTTATCAAGTATTCATGCTATGGTACAAAAAGAAGTCGCTTTAAAGCTGACAGATACACAATATCACAGTCCTTTAACATTTATGATTGAAAGTATAGGAACAATTTCTTTAGATATGCACGTTTCTAGAAATGTTTTTTCACCTGCACCAAGAGTTGATAGTGCAATTATAGCCATACATATTCATAAAGAATATAATATCTTGTTAACCCATTTATTGAAACAGGCGTTTACTCAAAAAAGAAAAACAATCTATAATAATCTTAAAGTTATATTTGGTACAAATACAAAATATATTTTAGAACAATGTCAAATAAAAGAAAACAAGAGACCAGAAGAATTAAAGATAGAAGATTATTTAAAACTCACAAAATATTTATAA
- a CDS encoding sporulation peptidase YabG has product MKIGDYVVRKKYKRDILFEIFDIKENICYLRGVELRLIADSDLEDLELSEVQPHSEDKFTIERQPMIRGKVLHLDGDEKYLNMCERKYKELKIRANCYYMKESQMKDYVYELLEKHKPQILVITGHDALRKERDKGEAENYQHSLDYAETIRNARLYEDDKDALIIIAGACQSYYEMLLASGANFASSPKRINIHALDPVYVASLVANESVRNYCDIEDIISHTSHKQSGIGGIDTKGVARKIYPTKG; this is encoded by the coding sequence ATGAAAATAGGAGATTATGTAGTAAGAAAGAAGTATAAACGAGATATACTTTTTGAAATATTTGATATAAAAGAAAATATCTGTTATTTACGAGGGGTTGAATTACGTTTAATAGCAGATAGTGATTTAGAAGATTTAGAATTAAGTGAAGTGCAGCCACATTCTGAAGATAAATTCACAATTGAAAGACAACCTATGATTAGAGGAAAGGTTTTACATCTTGATGGTGATGAAAAATATCTTAACATGTGTGAAAGAAAATACAAAGAGTTAAAAATCAGAGCAAATTGTTATTATATGAAAGAAAGTCAAATGAAGGATTATGTATATGAATTATTAGAAAAGCACAAGCCACAGATTTTAGTTATTACTGGACATGATGCTTTAAGAAAAGAGAGAGATAAAGGGGAAGCTGAAAATTATCAACACTCTCTTGATTATGCTGAAACAATAAGAAATGCAAGATTGTATGAAGATGATAAGGATGCTCTTATTATTATTGCAGGAGCATGTCAATCTTATTATGAAATGTTATTAGCAAGTGGGGCAAACTTCGCTTCAAGTCCAAAGCGTATCAATATACATGCTTTAGATCCTGTTTATGTAGCCAGTTTAGTTGCCAATGAAAGTGTCCGAAACTATTGTGATATAGAAGACATCATTAGCCATACTTCACATAAACAAAGTGGTATTGGAGGTATTGATACAAAGGGAGTTGCTAGAAAAATATATCCAACGAAAGGATGA
- the ispE gene encoding 4-(cytidine 5'-diphospho)-2-C-methyl-D-erythritol kinase, with amino-acid sequence MKIRAYAKINLALDVVSKRVDGYHELDMIMAPITLHDLIYIDRIEKGIEITSNNYRMPTDERNIMYQVAKILIDRYHIQFGVKIHIFKHIPTQAGLAGGSADGAAVLKAMNQMFRLNLSLETLAHIGKEVGADIPFCIYEQIALVRGIGEKLEFIHSQLNCHLLLVKPKKGVPTKKSFGMLDLTKAEHPSILKMKEAIEENNFPLVVESLGNTLEAPSIDMVEDIKKIKSEMLDLGFAGALMSGSGSCVFGLTLDEEILEKGYEYFKNKYNFVRKTRILQKEVEKY; translated from the coding sequence ATGAAAATCAGAGCATATGCAAAAATTAATTTAGCACTGGATGTTGTAAGTAAAAGAGTAGATGGATATCACGAATTAGATATGATTATGGCACCTATTACTTTACATGATCTTATTTACATTGATCGTATTGAAAAAGGCATAGAAATTACATCTAATAATTATCGCATGCCAACTGATGAACGTAATATTATGTATCAGGTAGCAAAAATATTGATTGACCGCTATCATATCCAGTTTGGAGTAAAGATTCATATCTTTAAACATATTCCAACACAAGCTGGTTTAGCTGGTGGAAGTGCTGATGGAGCTGCTGTTTTAAAGGCTATGAATCAAATGTTTCGTTTGAATTTATCTTTAGAAACATTGGCTCATATAGGTAAAGAAGTAGGTGCAGATATTCCGTTTTGTATTTATGAGCAAATAGCTCTTGTGAGAGGTATTGGTGAAAAACTAGAATTTATTCATAGTCAATTGAATTGTCATCTTTTACTGGTGAAACCTAAAAAAGGTGTTCCAACAAAAAAATCATTTGGAATGTTAGATTTAACAAAAGCTGAACATCCATCAATACTCAAGATGAAAGAAGCTATTGAAGAAAATAATTTTCCATTAGTTGTTGAAAGCTTAGGAAATACATTAGAGGCTCCTTCCATTGATATGGTAGAAGATATTAAAAAAATTAAATCAGAAATGCTGGATTTAGGATTTGCTGGAGCTTTAATGTCAGGGAGTGGTTCTTGCGTTTTTGGATTAACTTTGGATGAAGAAATACTAGAAAAAGGGTATGAATATTTTAAAAATAAATATAATTTTGTAAGAAAAACCCGAATCTTACAAAAAGAGGTAGAAAAATATTGA
- the glmU gene encoding bifunctional UDP-N-acetylglucosamine diphosphorylase/glucosamine-1-phosphate N-acetyltransferase GlmU has translation MKVYAVVLAAGKGTRMKSEKPKVVHEVLYKPMINHVVDELKALGVDEIIVVVGHEAKQVEDIVDGVTFVYQDQQLGTGHAVLQAKDVLADKEGMTLVLCGDAPLVRKETLKELINYHQENQNKATLMSADCDTSTHYGRVIKIDGQVKGIVEYKDLQDSQKDITEMNTSEYCFDNQALFAALAKVTNDNAQKEYYLTDVIGIMNEDNLKVDAYKIDDFNEVGGINDRVALAEATQILRDRINKEHLLNGVNIIDPQNTYIGRDVVIGIDTTIEPGCIIKGNTVIGNNCHIGPYCEFTNMEIKDNVEIKFSVLSDSIIECGVDIGPYSRLRTNCHIKENAHLGNFVEMKKAIFGKGSKASHLTYVGDAEVGEDVNFGCGTITSNYDGKNKSLTKIEDNVFIGCNTNLVAPVTVRRNAYIAAGSTITKEVEEDALAIARARQVNKEGYSKILKEIREQEYAKRNKKK, from the coding sequence ATGAAAGTTTATGCTGTCGTTTTAGCGGCTGGTAAAGGGACTCGTATGAAGTCTGAGAAACCAAAAGTCGTGCATGAGGTTTTATACAAACCAATGATTAATCATGTAGTAGATGAATTAAAAGCCTTAGGTGTAGATGAAATTATTGTTGTTGTCGGACATGAAGCTAAACAGGTAGAAGATATTGTTGATGGTGTAACGTTTGTATATCAAGACCAACAATTAGGAACTGGACATGCTGTATTACAAGCTAAAGATGTGTTGGCTGACAAAGAAGGAATGACTTTGGTTTTATGTGGAGATGCTCCATTAGTTCGTAAAGAAACATTAAAAGAATTAATTAATTATCATCAAGAAAACCAAAATAAGGCAACTTTAATGAGTGCTGATTGTGATACATCAACACACTATGGTAGAGTTATTAAGATTGATGGACAAGTCAAAGGTATTGTAGAGTATAAAGATTTACAGGATTCTCAGAAAGATATTACTGAGATGAATACAAGTGAATATTGTTTTGATAATCAAGCTTTATTTGCTGCTTTGGCTAAGGTAACAAATGATAACGCTCAAAAAGAGTATTATTTGACTGATGTCATTGGAATTATGAATGAAGATAACTTAAAGGTAGATGCTTATAAGATTGATGATTTCAATGAGGTTGGTGGAATTAATGACCGTGTTGCATTAGCAGAAGCAACTCAAATCTTAAGAGATCGTATTAACAAAGAACATTTATTAAACGGTGTTAATATTATTGATCCCCAAAATACCTATATTGGAAGGGATGTTGTCATTGGAATAGATACAACAATTGAACCAGGTTGTATTATTAAGGGAAATACAGTTATAGGAAATAATTGTCATATTGGACCATACTGTGAATTTACAAATATGGAAATCAAAGATAATGTTGAAATTAAATTCTCTGTATTAAGTGACTCCATTATTGAATGTGGTGTTGATATTGGTCCTTATTCTAGATTGAGAACAAACTGTCATATTAAAGAGAATGCACATTTAGGAAATTTTGTTGAAATGAAAAAGGCTATCTTCGGGAAAGGAAGTAAAGCGTCTCATTTGACTTATGTAGGTGATGCAGAAGTTGGAGAAGATGTTAACTTTGGTTGTGGAACAATTACTTCTAATTATGATGGCAAAAATAAGTCATTGACAAAAATAGAAGATAATGTCTTTATTGGATGTAATACAAACTTAGTCGCACCAGTTACAGTGAGAAGGAATGCATATATTGCAGCTGGATCAACAATAACTAAGGAAGTAGAAGAAGATGCTTTAGCTATAGCAAGAGCCCGTCAAGTGAACAAAGAGGGTTATAGCAAAATATTAAAAGAAATTAGAGAACAAGAATACGCAAAAAGAAACAAGAAAAAATAA
- a CDS encoding ribose-phosphate diphosphokinase, protein MKNNITVFALSSSKDLAKSIAEQLGTTVGKCDVHHFADGEILVEIGESVRGKDVFIVQSTSNPVTENLMEILVLADALKRASAKEVTAIMPYFGYARQDRKAKPRQPITSRLVADLLTVAGVTRVVTIDLHAAQIQGFFDIPVDEMQALPLICKYFKNKNIEDLCIVSPDHGGATRARKMSELLDCPIAIIDKRRPKPNIAEVMGIIGDVSGKNCILIDDMIDTAGTIVAGASVLKEKGAKDVYIACTHGVLSGPAIQRLNDCVAKEVVITDTIAIPEDKEFDKLVQISVAELLAHTIESIENNLPVSDVFTQFDFKG, encoded by the coding sequence ATGAAAAACAACATTACTGTATTTGCTTTATCATCAAGTAAAGATTTAGCAAAATCTATCGCAGAACAATTAGGAACAACAGTGGGAAAATGTGATGTTCATCATTTTGCAGATGGTGAGATCTTAGTTGAAATTGGAGAATCAGTCAGAGGAAAAGATGTCTTTATTGTTCAATCAACTTCGAATCCAGTTACAGAAAACTTAATGGAAATCTTAGTCTTAGCCGATGCATTAAAAAGAGCATCAGCTAAAGAAGTGACAGCAATTATGCCATACTTTGGATACGCTAGACAAGATAGAAAAGCAAAGCCTAGACAACCAATTACATCTCGTTTAGTCGCTGATTTGTTAACAGTGGCTGGAGTAACGAGAGTTGTCACAATTGATTTACATGCTGCTCAAATACAAGGATTCTTTGATATCCCTGTAGATGAAATGCAAGCCTTACCTCTTATCTGTAAATACTTTAAAAATAAAAATATTGAAGATTTATGCATTGTCTCTCCAGATCATGGGGGGGCTACACGTGCAAGAAAGATGTCTGAATTGCTTGATTGTCCAATTGCAATCATTGATAAAAGAAGACCTAAGCCTAATATTGCTGAAGTTATGGGAATTATTGGTGATGTATCAGGAAAGAATTGTATTTTAATTGATGATATGATTGATACAGCTGGAACAATTGTTGCTGGTGCTTCTGTATTGAAAGAAAAAGGGGCTAAGGATGTTTATATAGCATGTACACATGGTGTTTTATCAGGACCAGCTATACAAAGATTAAATGATTGTGTTGCTAAAGAGGTTGTGATTACAGATACAATTGCCATTCCAGAAGATAAGGAATTTGATAAACTTGTTCAAATTAGTGTTGCTGAGCTATTAGCACATACGATTGAAAGTATCGAGAATAATTTACCAGTAAGTGATGTATTTACTCAATTTGATTTTAAAGGTTAG
- a CDS encoding bactofilin family protein codes for MDKKSSFKNKILDRYFEVVEDEVITESSITSPVDNMEQSEVRVETASVTDEVSVVKTPTIISSETVLQGNVNGSNDLEVCGQIIGDITVEGMVKVLSGAVTGNIKATKIFIKDSIIDGNIDSDSMIDIIGKSEIKGNIKGGDIVINGRCKGNIVASEHLKLLERAMIRGDLQTKLIRIEDGAILEGYLKMI; via the coding sequence ATGGACAAAAAAAGTAGTTTTAAAAATAAAATATTAGATAGATACTTTGAGGTTGTTGAGGATGAAGTGATAACAGAATCTTCAATAACCTCACCAGTTGATAATATGGAACAAAGTGAAGTTAGAGTAGAAACAGCTTCTGTAACAGATGAAGTTTCAGTTGTTAAAACACCAACAATTATTTCTTCTGAAACAGTTCTTCAAGGTAATGTTAATGGTAGTAACGATTTAGAAGTTTGTGGACAAATTATTGGTGACATTACTGTGGAGGGCATGGTTAAGGTCTTAAGTGGGGCTGTTACTGGAAATATCAAGGCAACAAAGATCTTTATTAAAGATAGTATTATTGATGGAAATATTGACAGTGATAGTATGATTGATATTATTGGTAAGAGTGAAATTAAAGGGAATATCAAAGGTGGAGATATTGTTATTAATGGTAGATGTAAAGGAAATATTGTTGCCTCTGAACATTTGAAACTTTTAGAAAGGGCAATGATTAGGGGAGATCTTCAAACAAAATTAATTAGGATTGAGGATGGAGCAATTCTTGAAGGTTACTTGAAAATGATTTAA
- a CDS encoding TatD family hydrolase produces the protein MYFNTHTHLNSKELYSQRDIFIKRALDNNVDYIVVAGYDLPSSKYAVEIAQEYPFIYATVGISPNDCLETTDADLNEIEALLQNPCVVALGEIGLDYYWEDVPHDKQKDIFQKQIDIAKKHDKPIVIHARDAYEDTYRILKQAAHRGIMHCYSGSVEMAKRYIEIGFEISLAGPVTFKNARVPKEVATVIGIDHLMIETDCPYLAPHPFRGKLNEPANVVYIAQEIAKLKNMEIEDVARITTFNAKRMFGIK, from the coding sequence ATGTACTTCAATACACATACTCATTTAAACAGTAAAGAATTATATTCACAAAGAGATATATTCATTAAACGTGCATTGGATAACAATGTAGATTATATTGTTGTTGCTGGATACGATTTACCATCATCAAAATATGCAGTAGAGATTGCACAAGAGTATCCGTTTATCTATGCAACAGTAGGTATTAGTCCTAATGATTGCTTAGAAACTACAGATGCTGATTTGAATGAAATTGAAGCATTATTACAAAACCCTTGTGTTGTAGCCTTAGGCGAAATTGGGCTTGATTATTATTGGGAAGATGTTCCTCATGATAAACAAAAAGATATCTTTCAAAAACAGATTGATATTGCAAAAAAACATGATAAACCTATTGTTATTCATGCAAGAGACGCCTATGAAGATACTTATCGTATTTTAAAGCAGGCAGCACACCGTGGCATTATGCATTGTTATAGTGGATCAGTAGAAATGGCGAAGAGATATATAGAGATTGGTTTTGAAATCTCATTAGCTGGACCAGTGACATTTAAGAATGCAAGAGTTCCAAAAGAAGTTGCTACGGTTATTGGTATTGATCATTTAATGATCGAAACAGACTGTCCTTATTTAGCACCTCACCCATTTCGAGGGAAGTTGAATGAGCCAGCAAATGTTGTGTATATTGCCCAGGAAATAGCAAAGCTAAAGAACATGGAGATAGAAGACGTTGCTAGAATCACAACATTTAATGCCAAAAGAATGTTTGGGATTAAATAA
- a CDS encoding G5 domain-containing protein has product MLKKAKEIIVSADSRTKGILAVACVYFVVMLTTVSSGAVNQIMNFIPTVDIKLQDGINDEKDYLVKQDTVTNVLEELSVELGKNDSLNKDKDYIVQQNDFIQITRVETKTLTKVENLKYSTVTKGSGNWTRTVEQEGKDGKINRTYLVTYANGKETARKVIKEEILEKPVDKVIRYGGIDEGTTFTGRLTTYGGDCNGCGGNSSSGVKLSPTSGVNNSHSPYLTYKGRKYYCLAADRSIPFGTVIKISNHNLNTDSTIYGIVVDRGGAIKGNKVDIFKGSEGSGAKYFGGGTSTNTKFEIVSVGSGRAYFWR; this is encoded by the coding sequence ATGTTAAAGAAAGCTAAAGAAATCATTGTCTCGGCGGACAGCCGAACAAAGGGAATTTTAGCAGTGGCATGTGTATACTTTGTTGTTATGTTGACAACAGTATCATCAGGAGCCGTTAATCAAATTATGAATTTTATTCCAACTGTTGATATCAAATTACAAGATGGTATCAATGATGAAAAAGATTATCTCGTTAAACAAGATACAGTAACGAATGTATTGGAAGAACTTAGTGTTGAATTAGGAAAAAATGATTCTTTAAATAAAGATAAAGATTATATTGTTCAACAAAATGATTTCATCCAAATTACAAGAGTAGAAACAAAAACATTAACAAAAGTAGAAAATCTCAAGTACTCAACAGTTACAAAGGGTTCAGGAAACTGGACAAGAACTGTCGAACAAGAAGGAAAAGATGGTAAGATAAATAGAACATATTTAGTCACTTATGCCAATGGTAAAGAAACTGCAAGAAAAGTTATTAAGGAAGAGATACTTGAGAAACCGGTTGATAAAGTGATCAGATATGGAGGAATTGATGAGGGAACAACGTTCACTGGTCGATTAACAACATATGGTGGAGATTGTAATGGTTGTGGAGGAAACAGTTCATCAGGTGTTAAATTATCACCAACATCAGGTGTTAATAATTCACATTCACCATACTTGACTTATAAAGGTCGTAAATATTATTGCTTAGCTGCAGATAGGTCTATCCCATTTGGGACTGTTATTAAGATTTCAAACCATAATTTAAATACTGATAGTACAATTTATGGTATTGTGGTTGATCGTGGAGGAGCAATTAAAGGTAATAAAGTTGATATCTTTAAAGGCAGTGAAGGATCAGGAGCCAAGTATTTTGGTGGTGGAACTTCTACGAATACAAAATTTGAAATCGTTTCTGTAGGAAGCGGTAGAGCATATTTTTGGAGATAA
- a CDS encoding PTS sugar transporter subunit IIA, giving the protein MKGILLVTHGSLCQGIYESCEMIIGEKENIYTLSLDEEGVELFRHKLEERLSQIEAIYDDIIIVTDIPNATPYNECCRYILSHQSSAKLLSGMNLAMVIELAIFASTDIQNEELCLQVLESARQSLTKFEKHV; this is encoded by the coding sequence ATGAAAGGTATACTATTAGTAACACATGGATCCTTATGTCAAGGAATCTATGAAAGTTGTGAAATGATTATTGGTGAAAAAGAGAATATATATACATTATCTTTAGATGAAGAAGGAGTTGAATTATTTAGACATAAATTAGAAGAAAGACTTAGTCAAATAGAAGCAATATATGATGATATAATTATTGTAACTGATATTCCCAATGCAACACCATATAATGAATGCTGTCGTTATATATTAAGTCATCAAAGTTCAGCAAAATTACTTTCAGGAATGAATTTAGCTATGGTTATTGAACTCGCTATTTTCGCTTCAACGGATATTCAAAATGAAGAACTTTGTCTGCAAGTTTTAGAAAGTGCTAGGCAATCACTTACAAAATTTGAAAAACATGTGTAA
- a CDS encoding PTS system mannose/fructose/N-acetylgalactosamine-transporter subunit IIB, whose amino-acid sequence MSLSLVRVDDRLIHGQVVLMWSKVRQGDAIILLVDDELGHDEFLKEVFVNAGNAIGKKVYIFTVEQAIEKIPKAVSGKKSYYLIAKKIEQLYQLSVKGVEFGNEIIFGTASKAEGTQKVYSNIYLSQKDFQYCDKLTAKGMKIHFKLIPDEQGLSWESVKNGLLKGE is encoded by the coding sequence ATGTCATTAAGTTTAGTAAGAGTTGATGATCGTTTGATTCATGGTCAGGTTGTTTTAATGTGGTCTAAGGTTAGACAAGGAGATGCAATTATTTTGCTGGTTGATGATGAATTAGGACATGATGAATTTTTAAAAGAAGTTTTTGTGAATGCTGGAAATGCAATTGGTAAAAAAGTTTATATTTTTACTGTTGAACAGGCAATAGAAAAAATTCCTAAAGCTGTTTCAGGTAAAAAAAGCTATTACTTAATTGCAAAAAAGATTGAACAACTCTATCAGTTAAGTGTTAAAGGTGTTGAATTTGGTAATGAAATCATTTTTGGAACTGCTAGTAAGGCAGAGGGGACGCAGAAGGTTTATAGCAATATTTATCTTTCTCAAAAAGATTTTCAATATTGTGATAAATTAACTGCAAAAGGAATGAAAATACATTTTAAGTTGATTCCAGATGAACAAGGATTAAGTTGGGAATCAGTAAAGAATGGATTATTGAAGGGAGAGTAG
- a CDS encoding PTS mannose/fructose/sorbose/N-acetylgalactosamine transporter subunit IIC, which produces MEITVIQAILIGISCWLGSVENPQPLGVAFSDALSKPIVGGTIVGMILGDIPTGVTIGAAIQAMYLGQVLIGGVATADMAFVSYPSIALAMLAGADATVAVTLAATVGVLGAAVFTGYEILCSVFYQLGDKYIAENNIQKMKMAYIVLPPMTSFVIRFGLTFTIVMLGSAYAADLLASIPELVLHIASVLGGILPAVGISILVTYTLKDFKFIIYFLIGIVCITFLGLNMVATAVIGSCLAVMYYMFMGNQSGNQSSQSEDEEDELL; this is translated from the coding sequence ATGGAAATTACTGTTATACAAGCCATCTTAATTGGTATTTCATGTTGGCTTGGGAGTGTTGAGAATCCACAACCATTAGGAGTTGCTTTTTCAGATGCTTTATCTAAACCAATAGTTGGTGGAACTATTGTGGGTATGATCTTAGGCGATATTCCTACTGGAGTTACAATTGGTGCAGCCATACAAGCTATGTACTTAGGACAAGTTCTTATTGGTGGAGTTGCAACTGCAGATATGGCATTTGTTTCTTACCCATCTATTGCTTTAGCAATGTTGGCTGGAGCAGATGCAACAGTTGCAGTCACATTAGCTGCTACAGTTGGTGTTTTAGGAGCAGCAGTCTTTACAGGTTATGAAATCTTATGTTCTGTATTTTATCAATTAGGTGATAAATATATTGCAGAAAATAATATTCAGAAAATGAAGATGGCTTACATAGTTTTGCCTCCAATGACAAGTTTTGTAATCAGATTTGGTTTAACATTTACAATTGTTATGCTAGGAAGTGCTTATGCAGCTGATTTATTAGCTTCTATTCCTGAATTGGTATTACATATTGCAAGTGTACTTGGTGGAATTTTACCTGCAGTTGGTATTTCTATATTGGTAACATATACATTAAAGGATTTCAAATTTATTATTTACTTTTTAATTGGTATTGTATGTATTACATTTTTAGGTTTAAACATGGTAGCAACTGCTGTTATTGGAAGTTGTTTAGCAGTTATGTATTATATGTTTATGGGAAACCAGTCAGGTAATCAGTCTAGTCAATCTGAAGATGAGGAGGACGAATTATTATGA
- a CDS encoding PTS system mannose/fructose/sorbose family transporter subunit IID: MSEKIDQKEELENGKITLTKEEVNKSWYSWFKYCLTVFGYERLQAPGFILSMLPIFKKFYGNDPEKMVKRLKCHAVFYNTNPVFGAVVNGIVASMEVERGNGTEMTDEFINSIKVGLMGPLAGIGDAVTQATLPPIILSIAIGLSSGGSAMGAVFAVIALYAANIILSRLFYMQGYKSGREAVHVLLGKQMSRIQDAMSVLGLTVVGAITASYVNFTITAQYVSEYSTINFQEILDGIFPKLIPMCLVFLGYYLLKKKKMSAVKLIGVYLVIAIVLGVLGIV, translated from the coding sequence ATGAGTGAAAAAATAGATCAAAAAGAAGAATTAGAAAATGGGAAAATAACACTTACAAAAGAAGAAGTCAATAAAAGCTGGTATTCATGGTTTAAATATTGTTTAACAGTTTTTGGTTATGAAAGATTACAGGCTCCTGGTTTTATTCTTTCTATGTTGCCTATTTTTAAGAAATTTTATGGAAATGATCCAGAAAAAATGGTTAAACGTCTCAAATGTCATGCAGTATTCTATAACACAAATCCTGTATTTGGTGCAGTTGTTAATGGTATAGTTGCTTCTATGGAAGTAGAAAGAGGTAATGGTACAGAGATGACTGATGAGTTCATTAACAGTATCAAAGTTGGACTCATGGGACCTTTGGCAGGTATTGGAGATGCAGTTACACAAGCAACACTTCCTCCGATTATTTTAAGTATTGCAATTGGGCTTTCATCAGGTGGAAGTGCAATGGGTGCTGTCTTTGCAGTGATTGCTCTCTACGCTGCCAATATCATCCTATCAAGATTATTTTATATGCAAGGTTATAAATCAGGGCGAGAGGCAGTTCATGTTTTATTGGGAAAACAAATGTCTAGAATTCAAGATGCAATGTCAGTTTTGGGTTTAACAGTTGTTGGTGCTATTACTGCTAGTTATGTTAACTTTACAATTACTGCTCAATATGTGAGTGAGTACAGTACGATTAATTTTCAGGAAATATTAGATGGAATTTTTCCAAAACTGATTCCAATGTGTTTAGTATTCTTAGGATATTATTTATTAAAGAAAAAGAAAATGAGTGCTGTCAAATTAATTGGAGTTTATCTAGTAATTGCAATTGTCTTAGGTGTATTAGGAATTGTATAA